Proteins encoded in a region of the Streptomyces akebiae genome:
- a CDS encoding NAD(P)/FAD-dependent oxidoreductase — protein sequence MVKEPMRILIVGGGYVGLYTALRLQRQLKPELGRGDVEIVVVSPDPYMTYQPFLPEAAAGSISPRHVVVPLRRVLDKCKVVIGEATAINHAKRVATLSTLATEEEGSAAEQLTYDELVLAPGSISRTLPVPGLADHGIGFKTVEEAIGLRNHVIEQMDIASSTRDPAIRDAALTFVFVGGGYAGVEALGELEDMARYTARYYHNVQPEDMKWILVEASDRILPEVGEEMGRYTVTELRRRNIDVRLHTRLESCADRVAVLSDGARFPTRTVVWTAGVKPHPILAATDLPLNERGRLKCTAELSVEGVAHAWAAGDAAAVPDVTAEAGKETAPNAQHAVRQARALGDNIARSLRGEPLQTYAHKYVGSVASLGLHKGVAHVYGRKLKGYPAWFMHRVYHLSRVPTFNRKARVLAEWTLSGLFKREIVSLGSLEHPRAEFELAAGGKPPENPKGSS from the coding sequence ATGGTGAAGGAACCGATGCGCATCCTTATCGTCGGCGGCGGATACGTCGGGCTGTACACAGCGCTGCGCTTGCAGCGACAGCTGAAACCGGAACTCGGACGCGGAGACGTCGAGATCGTCGTCGTGTCCCCCGACCCCTATATGACGTATCAACCCTTCCTTCCGGAGGCGGCCGCGGGCTCCATCTCGCCCCGCCATGTCGTCGTGCCCCTGCGCCGGGTCCTCGACAAGTGCAAGGTCGTCATCGGCGAGGCCACCGCGATCAACCACGCCAAACGCGTCGCGACCCTCAGCACCCTCGCCACCGAGGAGGAGGGCTCGGCCGCCGAGCAGCTGACGTACGACGAACTGGTCCTCGCCCCCGGATCCATCTCGCGCACCCTGCCCGTGCCCGGCCTCGCGGACCACGGCATCGGCTTCAAGACCGTCGAAGAGGCCATCGGCCTGCGCAACCACGTCATCGAGCAGATGGACATCGCCTCCTCCACCCGCGACCCCGCGATCCGCGACGCCGCCCTGACCTTCGTCTTCGTGGGCGGCGGCTACGCCGGCGTGGAGGCGCTCGGCGAGCTGGAGGACATGGCCCGCTACACCGCGCGGTACTACCACAACGTGCAGCCCGAGGACATGAAGTGGATCCTCGTGGAGGCCTCCGACCGCATCCTCCCGGAGGTCGGCGAGGAGATGGGCCGCTACACGGTCACCGAACTGCGCCGCCGCAACATCGACGTACGGCTGCACACCCGCCTCGAATCGTGCGCCGACCGCGTCGCCGTCCTCAGCGACGGGGCCCGCTTCCCGACCCGTACGGTCGTCTGGACGGCCGGGGTGAAACCCCACCCGATCCTCGCCGCCACCGACCTGCCGCTGAACGAGCGCGGGCGGCTGAAGTGCACCGCCGAGCTGTCGGTGGAAGGCGTCGCGCACGCCTGGGCCGCCGGTGACGCGGCCGCGGTCCCCGACGTCACCGCCGAAGCCGGCAAGGAGACCGCGCCCAACGCCCAGCACGCCGTCCGCCAGGCCCGCGCCCTCGGCGACAACATCGCCCGCTCCCTGCGCGGCGAACCACTGCAGACGTACGCGCACAAGTACGTCGGCTCGGTCGCCTCCCTGGGCCTGCACAAGGGTGTCGCCCACGTCTACGGGCGGAAGCTGAAGGGCTACCCGGCCTGGTTCATGCACCGCGTCTACCACCTGAGCAGGGTGCCCACCTTCAACCGCAAGGCCCGCGTCCTCGCCGAATGGACCCTCTCCGGACTCTTCAAACGAGAGATCGTCTCGCTCGGATCACTCGAACATCCCCGTGCGGAGTTCGAACTCGCGGCCGGTGGAAAGCCTCCTGAGAACCCGAAGGGGTCGTCCTGA
- a CDS encoding ATP-binding SpoIIE family protein phosphatase, whose product MNFTRWSARLPGTQRRAAARTEHTVTPDRRGEGSVPAARVERQSDDPPDGHLTVPAVDDLPTREILDRIPALVALVHGPDHRTAYVNDAYVAAFGVRPLGEPARASLPELDALGLLPLLDQVLRSSRPRTVKSRKAPGGRSYTITCTPVALPSGAEQSEGGVLIFAADVTDHAEAGERLRASERRQRETAVTLQRSLLPQELEQPDDLRIAAVYHPGGTETAVGGDWYDVITLGGGRTALVIGDVMGRGVRAAAVMGQLRTAVRAYARLDLPPHEVLQLLDGLATEIDPNQIATCAYAVHDPNEGRLVYSSAGHLPILVRDESGTVLRADEPTGPPLGTGGWTHTSGSIPLGPGSTAVFYTDGLVERRNEDLDEGIAALERALSGATGTPQVVCDRLVRSTGVTADHDDDVAVLVLQHPARTGPDSELFRNAALELLGGVEAAPRARAFASGVLTSWRFPPELHDLGVLAASELVANSLQHGTPPMRLRLRRTDRRLIVEVTDGNDHLPRRRRAEPADESGRGIAIVATIASNWGSRRAPGGGKAVWCEFALPGPT is encoded by the coding sequence GTGAACTTCACGCGCTGGAGCGCCCGGCTCCCCGGTACGCAGCGCCGCGCCGCAGCGCGGACCGAACACACGGTCACCCCGGACCGGCGCGGGGAAGGCTCCGTGCCTGCGGCCCGCGTCGAACGGCAGAGCGACGACCCTCCGGACGGCCACCTGACCGTGCCCGCCGTCGACGACCTCCCCACCCGCGAGATCCTCGACCGCATCCCGGCCCTCGTCGCCCTCGTCCACGGCCCCGACCACCGCACGGCCTACGTCAACGACGCCTATGTCGCGGCCTTCGGCGTACGCCCGCTCGGCGAACCCGCCCGCGCGTCCCTGCCCGAACTGGACGCCCTCGGCCTCCTCCCGCTCCTCGACCAGGTCCTGCGCAGTTCCAGACCCCGCACGGTCAAGTCCCGCAAGGCCCCCGGCGGCCGCAGCTACACGATCACCTGCACCCCCGTCGCCCTACCGAGCGGTGCCGAGCAGAGCGAGGGCGGCGTACTGATCTTCGCCGCCGACGTCACCGACCACGCCGAGGCCGGCGAACGCCTGCGCGCCAGCGAACGCCGCCAGCGCGAGACCGCCGTCACCCTCCAGCGTTCCCTCCTCCCACAGGAACTGGAACAGCCCGACGACCTGCGTATCGCCGCCGTCTACCACCCCGGCGGCACCGAGACCGCCGTCGGCGGCGACTGGTACGACGTCATCACCCTCGGCGGCGGCCGCACCGCCCTCGTCATCGGCGACGTCATGGGCCGAGGCGTGCGCGCCGCCGCCGTCATGGGCCAACTCCGTACGGCCGTCCGCGCCTACGCCCGCCTCGACCTGCCCCCTCACGAGGTCCTGCAGCTGCTGGACGGTCTCGCCACGGAGATCGACCCCAACCAGATCGCGACCTGCGCCTACGCGGTCCACGACCCCAACGAGGGCCGCCTGGTCTACTCCTCCGCCGGCCACCTCCCCATCCTCGTCCGCGACGAGAGCGGCACGGTCCTGCGCGCCGACGAACCGACCGGCCCCCCGCTCGGCACCGGCGGCTGGACCCACACCTCCGGCTCGATCCCCCTCGGCCCCGGCTCCACGGCCGTCTTCTACACGGACGGGCTGGTGGAGCGCCGCAACGAGGACCTGGACGAGGGCATCGCCGCCCTGGAACGCGCCCTGTCCGGCGCCACCGGAACCCCGCAGGTCGTCTGCGACCGCCTCGTCCGCTCGACCGGCGTCACCGCCGACCACGACGACGACGTGGCCGTCCTCGTCCTCCAGCACCCCGCCCGCACCGGCCCCGACAGCGAACTCTTCCGCAACGCGGCGCTCGAACTCCTCGGCGGCGTCGAAGCGGCCCCCCGCGCCCGCGCGTTCGCCTCCGGCGTCCTGACCAGCTGGCGCTTCCCACCGGAGCTGCACGACCTGGGCGTCCTGGCGGCCAGCGAACTCGTCGCCAACTCCCTGCAACACGGCACCCCACCCATGCGTCTGCGGCTCCGCCGCACCGACCGCCGGCTGATCGTGGAAGTCACCGACGGCAACGACCACCTTCCCCGGCGCCGCCGCGCCGAGCCCGCCGACGAGTCCGGTCGCGGCATCGCCATCGTCGCCACCATCGCATCCAACTGGGGCAGCCGCCGGGCACCGGGCGGCGGCAAGGCGGTGTGGTGCGAGTTCGCCCTGCCGGGGCCCACCTGA
- a CDS encoding MFS transporter: MGAAMRRIHVGNALGAFGLGFTVPYLYVYVAQVRDLGAMTAGLVLAVFAVAALVVLPFAGRAIVRRGPLPVLLTALVTAAVGSLSLGLATGATTVLVSAAVLGAGQAVMQPALATMIVDCSGAENRSRAFATQFFLQNLGLGVGGLIGGHLVDASRAGSFVLLFSIQAAMFLLLVGVMATVRMPRAPKVEGVPAEASAKGSWKQLLGNRAMVQLCVLGFVLFFACYGQFESGLSAYGVEAAGVSTSALGTALAANTAVIVVAQFAVLRFVTRRRRSRVIAAVGLIWAVAWGVAGFAGLGHGSQEMAVAAFVSTYALFGLGEAMLSPTVAPLVADLAPAGLAGQYNSAFALVKQLALAVGPAVGGPMGASLHAPYIVAFLLCSLGISVLALRLGRQLTAVQDQPALASSRVVAGSGAAVTDPVAARA; this comes from the coding sequence ATGGGCGCAGCGATGCGCCGGATTCACGTGGGCAACGCGCTCGGCGCGTTCGGACTCGGCTTCACGGTCCCGTATCTGTACGTCTATGTGGCGCAGGTGCGGGATCTCGGTGCGATGACGGCGGGGCTCGTGCTGGCGGTCTTCGCCGTCGCCGCGCTCGTGGTGCTGCCGTTCGCGGGGCGGGCCATAGTCCGGCGCGGGCCGCTTCCGGTGCTGCTCACCGCCCTGGTCACCGCCGCCGTCGGTTCGCTGAGTCTCGGACTGGCCACCGGTGCGACGACCGTGCTGGTGTCCGCGGCGGTGCTCGGGGCGGGGCAGGCCGTGATGCAGCCGGCGCTCGCGACGATGATCGTCGACTGTTCCGGTGCGGAGAACCGGTCGCGGGCCTTCGCCACACAGTTCTTCCTGCAGAATCTCGGGCTCGGGGTCGGCGGGCTGATAGGCGGGCATCTCGTCGATGCCTCGCGCGCGGGTTCCTTCGTCCTGCTGTTCTCGATACAGGCGGCGATGTTCCTGCTGCTCGTGGGTGTGATGGCGACCGTACGGATGCCGCGTGCGCCCAAGGTCGAGGGCGTGCCCGCGGAAGCCTCGGCCAAGGGGAGTTGGAAGCAGCTGCTCGGCAACCGGGCCATGGTGCAGCTGTGTGTGCTGGGCTTCGTGTTGTTCTTCGCCTGCTATGGGCAGTTCGAGTCGGGGCTCAGTGCGTACGGGGTGGAGGCGGCTGGGGTATCGACCTCCGCGCTCGGTACGGCGCTGGCGGCCAACACCGCCGTGATCGTGGTCGCGCAGTTCGCCGTGCTGCGGTTCGTGACGCGGCGCCGGCGGTCGCGGGTGATCGCGGCCGTGGGTCTGATCTGGGCCGTGGCCTGGGGTGTCGCGGGCTTCGCGGGACTCGGGCACGGGAGCCAGGAGATGGCCGTGGCCGCGTTCGTCTCGACGTACGCGCTGTTCGGGCTGGGTGAGGCGATGCTGTCGCCGACCGTCGCCCCGTTGGTCGCGGATCTCGCTCCGGCCGGGCTGGCGGGGCAGTACAACTCGGCCTTCGCTCTGGTGAAGCAGCTCGCGCTGGCTGTCGGTCCGGCGGTGGGCGGACCGATGGGCGCCTCGCTGCACGCGCCGTACATCGTGGCGTTCCTGCTGTGCTCGTTGGGGATCAGTGTGCTGGCGCTGCGACTCGGGCGGCAGCTCACGGCCGTGCAGGATCAGCCCGCGCTCGCGAGCAGCCGAGTGGTCGCCGGGAGTGGAGCCGCCGTCACGGATCCTGTGGCGGCCCGGGCCTGA
- a CDS encoding MarR family winged helix-turn-helix transcriptional regulator codes for MGDTPGTSGSAEPTLEEQIAAYQREFQDLDPQVEKIVSALSRLHRRMNVAYGRQTSELGISNAEWEVLKALVLSGAPYRMGPSELAKRLGLTPAAMTHRIDRMVAEGLVTRKRDENNRVRVIVELTRDGREKWLAAMRLASVFEEDLLQDLSPLERTVLGEVLTRLLRRVEHAQPDAGGRLTDLD; via the coding sequence ATGGGCGACACCCCAGGCACCTCCGGCAGCGCCGAGCCGACACTCGAAGAACAGATCGCCGCCTACCAGCGCGAGTTCCAGGACCTCGACCCTCAGGTCGAGAAGATCGTCTCGGCCCTCTCCCGTCTCCACCGCCGTATGAACGTCGCCTACGGCCGGCAGACCTCGGAGCTCGGCATCAGCAACGCCGAGTGGGAGGTCCTGAAGGCTCTCGTCCTGTCCGGTGCCCCGTACCGGATGGGCCCGAGCGAGCTGGCCAAGCGACTCGGCCTGACGCCGGCCGCCATGACCCATCGCATCGACCGCATGGTCGCGGAGGGCCTGGTGACGAGAAAGCGCGACGAGAACAACCGTGTACGCGTCATCGTCGAGCTCACCCGCGACGGTCGGGAGAAGTGGCTGGCGGCCATGCGCCTCGCCTCGGTATTCGAAGAGGACCTTCTCCAGGACCTCTCTCCGCTCGAACGCACCGTCCTGGGCGAGGTGCTGACCCGACTCCTCCGCCGCGTCGAGCACGCCCAGCCGGACGCCGGCGGCCGTCTCACCGACCTCGACTGA